Genomic window (Sphingomonas japonica):
GGTTCGGCTTTCTGGTCACCGAGGACGCCGAGATAGGCGATATCCTGATCCATTTTTCGGTGCTCGAGGAACATGGTCGCCGCAGCCTGCCGGAAGGCGCGCGGGTGGAATGCATCGCCATGCGCCGCCAAAGGGGGCTGCAGGCGCGGATCATCACCGACATCGACCTGTCGACCGCGGTCGAACCGGTGCGCCCGCGCGCCGCGCCCGAACGCACCGATCGAACCCGGCTGGTCGATGCCGCCGGCCCGTTCGAGGCGGTCAGCGTCAAATGGTTCAATCGCTTGAAAGGCTATGGCTTCCTGGTGCGCGGCCAGGATGCAAAGGACGTGTTCGTGCATATGGAGACGCTGCGCCGCGCCGGGATCGAGGAAGTCGAACCCGAACAGCCGCTGCGGGCGCGCATCGTCGATGGCGAGAAGGGGCCGCTGGCAGTGGCGGTCGAGAAGGACGGTTGATTTGATGCGAGCTTCGAGAAGGGTCGGCGCGGCGCTGGCGGCGGCGTTCGCCATTGCCGGGTGCTCGGCCGATGGCACGTCGAACAGCGCGGCGACGGCGGCGGCGGCCGACGAACTGGTCGAGGTGACCATCACTACAGCCGATGGCGACAAGCGTTTCCGCGTCGAGACGGCGCGGACAGCGGCGGAGCAGGCGCAAGGACTGATGTACCGCACCGACATCCCCGACGACGGCGGAATGTTGTTCCATCCCTATCCCCCCGACGGCACCGGCCCGCGCGAGGCCAGCTTCTGGATGAAGAACACGCCGACCCCGCTCGACCTCCTCTTCATCCGCGCCGACGGTTCGATCGCACGCATTGCCGAGAATGCCGCGCCGTTTTCCGAAGCGCAGATCCGTTCCGGCGAGCCGATCGCAGCCGTCCTCGAGCTCAAGGGCGGCAAGGCGGCGGAGAACCTGATCTCGCCGGGCGACAAGGTGCGATTCGCCGGCGGACCGGGCACCTGATCCCGGCGAGCAGGCGGTTGGCGATTGTCACGCAGGGCCGGGGACGCTAGTCGCAGCCGCATGGGCATTCTCGGTTCGATCTTCACCTGGTGGAACGGCGCCACCATCGGCACGTCGCTCGCATTGCGGGGGAAAAAGGCGATGGGCGAGGATGCGCTGGGCAACCGCTATTTTATGGGCGGCAAGGACACGGCCGGGAATCCGCGTCGCTGGGTGATCTACAACGGATCGAACGATTCGAGCCGGGTCCCGCCCGAATGGTTCAGCTGGCTGCATGGCCAGGTCGACGACGTGCCCGATCGCGCGCTGCCGCCGCCGCGCGTCTGGGAAAAGCCGGCGCTGGCCAACGCCACCGGCACCGCGCTTGCCTATCGTCCGCCCGGTGCGCTCGAACAGGGCGGCGCTCGGGTGCGCGCTACCGGCGATTACGAGGCGTGGACGCCCGACGCATGACGCTTCGGCACTGGGCCACCGCATGACCATGCGGCACTGGATCGCCGGCGGCGTGGGCATCGCCGCGCTTGCAGCGGTCGGCATCTGGCAGGGGTCGGCATGGTTCGATCACGACCGCGCCGAAGCGTCGGCGACCGCAGCGGCTCCGATCCAGTCCACGCCGAGCCCGCGGCAGGGCGGGGAAGCGACGGCGGTACAGACAGTATCCGATGGCAATGAGACGATCGTGTCGGCTGGTGCGACGCCGATGGGCGAGCGAGTCGCGGTGATCGGCCTGCTCAACAAGCGCAACGGCGAGAGCCGCGACTTGAAGCTCAGGCCGGGGCAGGCGGTGCGCGTCGGCGACGCGATCGTGCGGCTGCGCGCATGCGAACGCACCGCGCCATGGGAAACCGAGCAATATACCGGGGCGTTCGTCCAGCTCGATGTCGAAGGATCGGATCGCCGCTGGCGCCGGGCATTTTCGGGCTGGCTCTACGCCGAGCGGCCGTCGCTCAACGTGGTCGAGCACCCGATCTACGATGTCTGGCCCAAGAGCTGCACGATGTCGCGGCCCGAGACCGGACCCGATACGGTCGTGCTGGGCAAGGACGGCGCCGCGCCGAAGGCGGGTGCCGCGCCCAAACGATCGAGCGCCCCCCAATCGGCGTCTACCGACGCTGCTCCGGTGGCCAGCCCCGCCGAGGATGCGCCGAGCGCCGAGGACAGTAACGCCGAATAGTCGTCGCGGGGCACTTCGACGGTGCCCATCGTCTGAAGATGTTCGGTCTGGAACTGGCAGTCGAGCAACCCAAAGCCGCCCACCCGCAAGCGCGCCACCAGCCAGGCGAGCGCGACCTTCGATGCGTCCCGCCCGCGGCTGACCATGCTTTCGCCGAAAAAGGCGCGGCCCAGAGCCAACCCGTACAAGCCGCCCGCCAGCCGATCGCCGTCCCAGACTTCGACCGAATGCGCGAAGCCGATCCGGTGGAGGTGCGAGAACACATGCGCGATCGCGGGGTTGATCCAGGTTTCCGGGCGATCGTCGGCGGCCTGCGCGCACAAAGCGAGGATCGCGTCGAACGCGGTGTCGGTGGTGACGCGATAGCGGTCGGCGCGGATCGTCTTGCGCAGCGAGCGGCTGAGGTGGAAGCGGTCGAGCGGCAGCACGCCGCGCAGCTTGGGCTCGACCCAATAGACGCCGGTGGCATCGCGATTGTCGGCCATCGGAAACACGCCCATCGCATAGGCGCGCAGCACCAGATTGGGATCGAGCTCCTCATGCTGGGGGCGCGGATGGCTCATCGGGCGAGCTGCCGCTCGATGGCGCTCCACAGGCCGTCGAACGCCTTGGCAGGTGCGGTACTTGCGGCGAACTGGCCCACCGGCGCGCGGCGCACCGACATGGCTTCGACGATGCTCGCCATCGGGATCACCGGCCAGCCCGGGTTCTCGGCGATGGCTTGGGCATGCAGCTTGCGGCGGCGATCGACCATGACATGCACCGGCAGCAATGGCACTGCCGGTCCCTTGCGATCGAGATGTGCGGCAAGATCGGCAAAGGCGCGCGCCGAGAGCGGCGACGGCACTACCGGCACCACGATCAGGTCCGCGGCGCGGATCACCTGCTCGGCGGTCTCGGTAAGGCCGGGTGGGCAATCGAGGATGACGCGGTCATAGCCGTCGGCGACGGTGCCGAGCAATTTGGCCAACCGCTTCTTCTTGGCGAGGTCGTGGAACAGCTGGTCGAGACCGCGCAGCGACGCGTCGGCGGCAATCAGGTCGAGCCGGGCAATGCCGGTCGGGCGGATCGCCTTGGCGGCATCGATGTCCTTGGCAAAGATCGCCTGCGCGCCATCCTTCACGCCCTTGCCGGTCGGCAGCAGATAGGTCGAGGCGGCTTGCGGGTCGAGGTCCCAAAGCAAGGTGCGGCGCGACGAGCGCATCGCCGAGCACCAGGCGAGGTTGACCGCCATCGTCGTTTTTCCGACGCCGCCCTTCAGGCTGTAGATCGCGATCGCCGCCATGCTTGCTCCCGATCGCCAAGGTGGCTGGCTGCGGCGCGGAGCGCAAGCCGCCGGGCGACGAAAAAGGGGCCGGTGTTGCCACCGGCCCCCTGGTTAAGCGGGATATGGATCGGGACCGATCAGGCCGAGCAGCTGAGCTCGCCCTGTCCGGTTTCTGCGATCGTCGCCTTGTTCGGACCGCCGGTGACGGTGATGCCCTCGGCAGTGAATGGCTCGCCGGCCGCGGGTGCCTTGAGGCGGATCGGCGTATCGCCCTGTTCAGCGCGGTAATTGGCCTGGGTGTCGCCCTGGAAGAAATCGACGTAGCGGAGCACGTTGCCAGGCTGGCACCGGAACGTCACCGACGCCTTGACCGGCGGTGGCAGTTCGACCGGCGCGGCCTTGGCCTTTTCGTCGGCGAGCGGATCGGGTGCGCGCGTGGTGACCGTTTCGGTCTCGGGCTTACAAGCGGCGAGCGACGTGGATAGCGCTACCGCGGCGAGCAGGATTGGGAGGTTTCGCATACAGGCGGCTGCTTCGCGCACGCGGGAGACAAGGTCAAGCGATACGTTGTAACCTATTGTTTCCCATGTTGCACCGCCGCGATTCAGGTTTGGTTCAGCGGCCGAGGATGACCTCCACCCGGCGATTCTTCTGCCTCCCCTCGGCATCGTCGCCGCCGGTCG
Coding sequences:
- a CDS encoding cold-shock protein, with the protein product MANVDAAPTADTVGDGEVRLSGTVKWFDVTRGFGFLVTEDAEIGDILIHFSVLEEHGRRSLPEGARVECIAMRRQRGLQARIITDIDLSTAVEPVRPRAAPERTDRTRLVDAAGPFEAVSVKWFNRLKGYGFLVRGQDAKDVFVHMETLRRAGIEEVEPEQPLRARIVDGEKGPLAVAVEKDG
- a CDS encoding DUF192 domain-containing protein, with amino-acid sequence MRASRRVGAALAAAFAIAGCSADGTSNSAATAAAADELVEVTITTADGDKRFRVETARTAAEQAQGLMYRTDIPDDGGMLFHPYPPDGTGPREASFWMKNTPTPLDLLFIRADGSIARIAENAAPFSEAQIRSGEPIAAVLELKGGKAAENLISPGDKVRFAGGPGT
- a CDS encoding NADH:ubiquinone oxidoreductase subunit NDUFA12, encoding MGILGSIFTWWNGATIGTSLALRGKKAMGEDALGNRYFMGGKDTAGNPRRWVIYNGSNDSSRVPPEWFSWLHGQVDDVPDRALPPPRVWEKPALANATGTALAYRPPGALEQGGARVRATGDYEAWTPDA
- the aat gene encoding leucyl/phenylalanyl-tRNA--protein transferase gives rise to the protein MSHPRPQHEELDPNLVLRAYAMGVFPMADNRDATGVYWVEPKLRGVLPLDRFHLSRSLRKTIRADRYRVTTDTAFDAILALCAQAADDRPETWINPAIAHVFSHLHRIGFAHSVEVWDGDRLAGGLYGLALGRAFFGESMVSRGRDASKVALAWLVARLRVGGFGLLDCQFQTEHLQTMGTVEVPRDDYSALLSSALGASSAGLATGAASVDADWGALDRLGAAPAFGAAPSLPSTTVSGPVSGRDIVQLLGQTS
- a CDS encoding ParA family protein, whose translation is MAAIAIYSLKGGVGKTTMAVNLAWCSAMRSSRRTLLWDLDPQAASTYLLPTGKGVKDGAQAIFAKDIDAAKAIRPTGIARLDLIAADASLRGLDQLFHDLAKKKRLAKLLGTVADGYDRVILDCPPGLTETAEQVIRAADLIVVPVVPSPLSARAFADLAAHLDRKGPAVPLLPVHVMVDRRRKLHAQAIAENPGWPVIPMASIVEAMSVRRAPVGQFAASTAPAKAFDGLWSAIERQLAR